The following proteins come from a genomic window of Salvia hispanica cultivar TCC Black 2014 chromosome 4, UniMelb_Shisp_WGS_1.0, whole genome shotgun sequence:
- the LOC125220071 gene encoding E3 ubiquitin-protein ligase RDUF1-like has product MDSGLHSFWCNQCKRMVTVESQEALSCPHFRDAYFNPVIVLRNASEEARGQGYQFYYDDRSGAGIRALPSSVSESLAGSGSGSEATLERVLDIGFSMLVGPENQPASKRAVASLPAVQVQACHVDAEPYCAVCTDAFVVGAEAREMPCKHLYHADCIFPWLNLHNSCPVCRHELPGAGAVGLLIRRLSDGGFTVGRFVEGEVSVEGLVYDTDGTLRAIQWRTIMPPPRGSAFRRFFSSIFRRRSLQESG; this is encoded by the coding sequence ATGGATTCGGGCCTGCATTCTTTCTGGTGCAATCAGTGCAAGAGGATGGTCACCGTAGAGTCGCAAGAAGCCTTATCCTGTCCGCACTTCCGCGACGCCTACTTCAATCCGGTGATAGTCCTCCGGAACGCCTCGGAGGAAGCCAGGGGGCAGGGCTACCAGTTCTACTATGACGACAGGTCGGGTGCAGGGATCCGGGCTCTGCCTTCCTCCGTTTCGGAGTCGTTGGCCGGGTCTGGATCCGGATCCGAGGCGACGCTGGAGCGCGTCTTGGATATCGGATTCAGCATGTTGGTCGGCCCGGAGAATCAGCCGGCCAGCAAGCGTGCTGTGGCGTCCCTGCCCGCGGTGCAGGTCCAGGCCTGCCACGTGGACGCGGAGCCATACTGCGCCGTGTGCACGGACGCCTTTGTGGTCGGGGCGGAGGCCCGCGAGATGCCCTGCAAGCACCTCTACCACGCAGACTGCATATTCCCGTGGCTCAATCTCCACAATTCCTGCCCGGTTTGCCGCCACGAGTTGCCGGGGGCGGGGGCCGTGGGGCTATTGATCCGGCGGTTGTCTGACGGCGGATTCACAGTGGGGAGATTTGTTGAGGGTGAGGTGTCGGTGGAGGGTCTCGTCTACGACACCGACGGCACGTTGAGGGCAATTCAGTGGCGGACGATAATGCCGCCACCGAGGGGAAGTGCTTTCCGGCGATTTTTCAGTTCGATTTTTCGGAGGCGGAGTCTTCAGGAGTCGGGTTAA